One window of the Wolbachia endosymbiont of Ctenocephalides felis wCfeJ genome contains the following:
- the ndk gene encoding nucleoside-diphosphate kinase, producing the protein MAIERTLSILKPDAVRNNITGNINSYIEKSGLKIIAQKMMLLTRRQAELFYEIHKDRPFFGELVEFMTSGSVIVQVLVGENAVSKYRQIMGATNPKQADKGTIRGDFADDISENRVHGSDSLENARREIAFFFAECELV; encoded by the coding sequence ATGGCAATTGAGAGAACACTTTCGATATTAAAACCTGACGCAGTAAGAAATAATATTACAGGTAATATAAATTCCTACATTGAAAAATCTGGGCTAAAAATTATAGCACAAAAAATGATGTTACTGACAAGAAGACAGGCAGAACTGTTTTATGAAATCCATAAAGATAGACCCTTTTTTGGGGAGTTAGTAGAGTTTATGACTTCTGGTTCTGTGATAGTGCAAGTTTTAGTTGGTGAAAATGCAGTGAGTAAATACAGGCAAATCATGGGAGCTACAAATCCAAAGCAGGCAGATAAAGGCACAATCAGAGGTGATTTTGCTGATGACATTAGCGAAAATAGAGTTCACGGCTCAGATAGCTTGGAAAATGCTCGTAGAGAAATCGCTTTCTTTTTTGCTGAGTGTGAGTTAGTGTAG
- the hemH gene encoding ferrochelatase codes for MKKAIVLLNLGGPDSPNAVRPFLFNLFYDKRIINLPNPFRFLLAKFISAKREDTARKIYEQIGGKSPILENTKMQAEALEQELNKSVFCHPSSMELGSRKKNWIPASRAGMTQELARVFVCMRYWHPFANEVVESVKQFDPDEVILLPLYPQYSTTTTLSSIENWQKSAKKYGLKCNTKIINHYHNNQDFIEAHVNLTAQYYKLASRIGNPRILFSAHSLPLSVIEKGDPYALQIEETVKLIVERLNIKDLDWSICYQSKIGPVKWLEPSTEKELLRAKAEDIPVVLSPISFVSEHSETLVELDMEYKAIIKDGYYFRVPTLSTNSLFIKCLADLCRNCP; via the coding sequence GTGAAAAAAGCAATCGTCTTACTTAACCTTGGCGGACCTGATTCACCAAATGCAGTCCGTCCTTTTTTATTCAACCTCTTTTATGATAAGAGAATAATTAATTTACCAAATCCTTTTCGTTTTCTTTTAGCAAAGTTTATATCTGCAAAACGAGAAGATACTGCACGAAAAATATATGAGCAGATTGGAGGTAAATCACCAATTTTAGAGAATACAAAAATGCAAGCTGAAGCGCTTGAGCAAGAGCTTAATAAATCTGTGTTTTGTCATCCAAGTAGCATGGAACTGGGATCTAGAAAGAAGAACTGGATTCCAGCGTCACGTGCTGGAATGACACAAGAGCTGGCCAGAGTATTCGTTTGTATGCGCTATTGGCATCCATTTGCCAATGAAGTGGTTGAAAGTGTAAAGCAGTTTGATCCTGATGAAGTAATTCTTCTGCCACTATATCCTCAATATTCCACTACCACAACTTTATCATCCATTGAAAATTGGCAAAAAAGTGCCAAAAAATATGGTCTAAAATGCAACACAAAAATAATCAACCATTATCATAATAACCAAGACTTTATTGAAGCTCACGTTAACCTAACAGCTCAGTATTATAAATTAGCAAGTAGAATTGGTAACCCAAGAATCCTATTTTCAGCCCATAGCTTGCCCTTGAGTGTTATTGAGAAGGGTGACCCTTATGCCTTGCAGATAGAAGAGACAGTAAAATTAATAGTAGAAAGGTTAAATATCAAAGACCTTGATTGGTCAATATGCTATCAGAGCAAGATTGGTCCCGTAAAATGGCTAGAGCCGAGCACTGAGAAAGAGTTATTACGTGCGAAAGCTGAAGATATACCTGTGGTTTTATCACCTATATCTTTTGTTTCTGAGCATTCAGAAACACTTGTTGAACTTGATATGGAATATAAAGCAATTATCAAGGACGGATACTACTTTCGTGTACCAACTCTCAGTACCAATTCTTTGTTTATAAAATGCTTGGCTGATTTATGTAGGAACTGCCCTTAA